One stretch of Pandoraea oxalativorans DNA includes these proteins:
- a CDS encoding MucB/RseB C-terminal domain-containing protein, which translates to MQRLSIESLPRAPFGRTFFLFAFLLASTLQTQAWAQASASTDPLVEKREVGAWLNKIHRAAQTQNYIGTFVYQRGSTMRSSKISHFAEKGNEYEELETLDGRQRRILRQNEDVYTLIPEQKTVFQEKRESKDSFPALLATPNRDVLDYYAPKLLPNERMAGFDCMVIELTPKDDYRFGYRLWADRNTGLLLRAQTLDAEGHLLEQAAFSQISIGVPSEKVRIVHAIQATHGWHVVKPQIATTRLSDAGWSIDVDKKVPGFKAVREVRRTMRSTADGKPLEVQQVVYSDGMAGLSVFIEPATRERKEGHGSAGATNILIKRYGDFWLTLLGEVPQATLQQFASSIEYKQPAK; encoded by the coding sequence ATGCAGCGCCTGAGTATCGAATCCTTGCCGCGTGCGCCCTTCGGGCGCACTTTCTTCTTGTTTGCATTCCTGCTGGCGAGCACCCTGCAAACGCAGGCGTGGGCGCAGGCCTCCGCGTCTACCGACCCGCTGGTCGAGAAGCGCGAAGTCGGTGCGTGGCTCAACAAGATCCACCGTGCGGCGCAAACGCAAAACTACATCGGCACCTTCGTGTATCAGCGTGGCTCGACCATGCGTTCGTCGAAGATCAGTCACTTCGCCGAGAAGGGTAACGAGTACGAAGAACTGGAGACGCTCGACGGCCGTCAGCGCCGCATTCTTCGTCAGAACGAAGACGTCTACACGCTGATTCCCGAGCAGAAGACCGTTTTTCAGGAAAAGCGCGAGAGCAAGGATTCGTTCCCCGCATTGCTCGCGACGCCCAATCGTGACGTGCTCGACTACTACGCGCCGAAGCTGCTACCGAACGAACGGATGGCGGGCTTCGACTGCATGGTGATCGAGCTCACGCCGAAGGACGATTACCGGTTTGGCTACCGCTTATGGGCCGATCGCAACACCGGCTTGTTGCTGCGTGCGCAGACGCTCGATGCGGAGGGCCATCTGCTGGAGCAGGCGGCGTTCTCGCAAATCTCGATCGGCGTTCCGAGCGAGAAGGTGCGAATCGTCCATGCGATTCAGGCCACGCACGGCTGGCATGTCGTGAAGCCGCAGATTGCGACGACGCGTCTGTCGGACGCTGGCTGGAGCATCGACGTCGACAAGAAGGTGCCGGGTTTCAAGGCCGTTCGGGAAGTGCGTCGCACGATGCGTTCGACGGCTGACGGCAAACCGCTGGAAGTCCAGCAGGTGGTATATTCCGACGGCATGGCCGGACTTTCGGTGTTTATCGAACCGGCCACGCGTGAGCGCAAGGAAGGCCACGGTAGCGCCGGAGCGACGAACATCCTCATCAAGCGCTATGGCGACTTCTGGCTGACCTTGCTCGGCGAAGTGCCGCAGGCCACGCTGCAACAGTTCGCATCCAGCATCGAGTACAAACAGCCGGCGAAGTGA
- the lepB gene encoding signal peptidase I gives MNFALILLILVLVTGVAWVADKLVFQPARRRAAQNAVAQFDQQQLALQGSGIQGSGSQEGNALASARAKLRDDKLRQPWWLEYSASFFPVILAVFVLRSFVVEPFKIPSGSMIPTLLVGDFILVNKFDYGIRLPVVNKKIIELGEPKRGDVVVFRYPKDESMDYIKRVIGVPGDVVAYQNKKLTINGEPVPETALPDYFDDEHIAYFKQFEETVGGVKNRILNDPNVPPYIIGADDFPNKQNCQYNSQGVICKVPPGTYFMMGDNRDNSADSRYWGFVPEQNIVGRAFFIWMNFSNLKRLGGFQ, from the coding sequence ATGAATTTCGCCCTGATTCTTTTGATCCTGGTGCTGGTGACCGGGGTGGCCTGGGTGGCCGACAAGTTGGTGTTTCAACCGGCGCGCCGCCGGGCTGCACAGAATGCCGTGGCGCAATTCGATCAGCAGCAACTTGCGTTGCAGGGATCCGGTATTCAGGGCTCTGGTTCGCAGGAAGGCAATGCGCTGGCGAGTGCGCGCGCGAAGTTGCGTGACGACAAGCTGCGTCAGCCGTGGTGGCTGGAGTACTCGGCCAGCTTCTTCCCGGTGATTCTGGCGGTGTTCGTCCTGCGCTCGTTCGTGGTCGAGCCGTTCAAGATTCCGTCGGGCTCGATGATTCCGACGCTGCTCGTCGGCGATTTCATCCTCGTGAACAAGTTCGATTACGGCATTCGTCTGCCGGTGGTCAACAAGAAGATCATCGAGTTGGGCGAGCCGAAGCGTGGCGACGTCGTGGTGTTCCGTTACCCGAAGGATGAGTCGATGGACTACATCAAGCGTGTGATCGGCGTGCCGGGCGACGTGGTCGCCTATCAGAACAAGAAGCTGACGATCAACGGTGAACCGGTGCCGGAAACCGCGCTGCCGGATTACTTCGACGACGAGCACATCGCGTACTTCAAGCAGTTCGAGGAGACGGTCGGCGGTGTGAAGAACCGGATTCTGAACGACCCGAACGTGCCGCCGTACATCATTGGCGCGGACGACTTCCCCAACAAGCAGAACTGCCAGTACAACAGCCAGGGCGTGATCTGCAAGGTGCCGCCGGGCACCTACTTCATGATGGGCGACAACCGCGATAACAGCGCGGACAGCCGCTACTGGGGCTTTGTGCCCGAGCAGAACATCGTCGGTCGGGCGTTCTTCATCTGGATGAACTTCTCGAACCTGAAGCGTCTGGGCGGCTTCCAGTAA
- the lepA gene encoding translation elongation factor 4, whose amino-acid sequence MDHIRNFSIIAHIDHGKSTLADRIIQLSGGLSDREMESRVLDSMDLERERGITIKAQTAALQYKARDGKVYNLNLIDTPGHVDFSYEVSRSLSACEGALLVVDASQGVEAQTVANCYTAIELGVEVVPVLNKIDLPSAEPENAIQEIEDVIGIEATDAVRCSAKTGLGVEDVLEALIAKVPPPKGDANAPLQALIIDSWFDSYVGVVMLVRVVNGTLKPKEKIHLMATGSSYLVEQVGVFTPKSKQLASLSAGQVGFIISGIKELNAAKVGDTVTHAVTTTTKPADAPLPGFKEVKPQVFAGLYPVEANQYDALRDSLEKLKLNDASLQYEPEVSQALGFGFRCGFLGLLHMEIVQERLEREFDMDLITTAPTVIYEVTERDGTIVSVENPAKMPDPGRIEEVREPIVTVNLYMPQEYVGSVVTLCQQKRGVQIDMQYHGRQVRLIYEIPMAEIVLDFFDRLKSVSRGYASMDYEFKEYRASDVVKVDMLINNDKVDALSIIVHRSESRRRGAQVASKMREIIPRQMYDVAIQAAIGANIIARENIKALRKNVLAKCYGGDISRKKKLLEKQKEGKKRMKQVGSVEIPQEAFLAILQVEDK is encoded by the coding sequence ATGGACCATATTCGCAATTTTTCGATCATCGCCCACATCGACCACGGGAAATCGACCCTGGCCGATCGCATCATCCAGCTGAGCGGCGGTTTGTCCGATCGTGAAATGGAGTCTCGCGTCCTCGACTCGATGGATCTCGAGCGTGAGCGGGGCATTACCATCAAGGCCCAGACCGCCGCGCTGCAATATAAGGCACGTGATGGCAAGGTCTACAACCTCAACCTGATCGATACGCCGGGACACGTCGACTTCTCGTACGAAGTGAGCCGTTCGCTGTCCGCTTGCGAAGGCGCGCTGCTCGTCGTCGACGCCTCGCAGGGCGTGGAAGCGCAGACCGTCGCGAACTGTTACACCGCCATCGAGCTGGGCGTGGAAGTCGTGCCGGTGCTCAATAAGATCGACCTGCCGTCGGCCGAGCCGGAAAACGCGATCCAGGAAATCGAAGACGTTATCGGCATTGAAGCGACCGACGCCGTGCGCTGTTCGGCCAAGACCGGTCTGGGTGTGGAAGACGTTCTCGAAGCGCTGATCGCCAAAGTGCCCCCGCCCAAGGGCGACGCCAATGCGCCGCTGCAAGCGCTGATCATCGATTCGTGGTTCGATAGCTACGTCGGTGTGGTGATGCTGGTGCGCGTGGTCAACGGCACGCTCAAACCGAAGGAAAAGATTCACCTGATGGCCACGGGCTCGAGCTATCTGGTCGAACAGGTGGGCGTGTTCACGCCGAAGTCCAAGCAACTCGCGTCGCTGTCTGCCGGTCAGGTGGGCTTCATCATTTCGGGCATCAAGGAACTAAACGCGGCGAAGGTGGGCGATACCGTCACCCACGCCGTGACGACCACGACCAAGCCGGCCGACGCACCACTGCCGGGCTTCAAGGAAGTGAAGCCGCAAGTGTTCGCCGGTCTCTATCCGGTCGAAGCCAACCAGTACGACGCCCTGCGCGACTCGCTCGAAAAGCTCAAGCTCAACGATGCCTCGCTGCAATACGAACCGGAAGTTTCCCAGGCGCTGGGCTTCGGTTTCCGCTGCGGTTTCCTGGGCCTGCTGCACATGGAAATCGTGCAGGAGCGTCTGGAACGCGAATTCGACATGGACCTCATCACCACGGCCCCGACCGTGATTTATGAGGTGACGGAGCGCGACGGCACGATCGTCTCGGTGGAAAACCCGGCAAAGATGCCGGACCCGGGCCGCATCGAGGAGGTTCGCGAGCCGATCGTCACCGTGAATCTGTACATGCCGCAGGAGTACGTCGGTTCGGTCGTCACGCTGTGCCAGCAAAAGCGCGGCGTGCAGATCGATATGCAGTATCACGGCCGTCAGGTGCGTCTGATTTACGAAATTCCGATGGCGGAAATCGTGCTCGACTTCTTCGACCGTCTGAAGTCGGTGTCGCGCGGTTACGCGTCGATGGATTACGAGTTCAAGGAATATCGCGCGTCGGACGTGGTCAAGGTCGACATGCTGATCAATAACGACAAGGTCGACGCGTTGTCGATCATCGTCCACCGCTCGGAGAGCCGTCGTCGCGGTGCGCAAGTCGCGTCGAAGATGCGGGAAATCATTCCGCGTCAGATGTACGATGTGGCGATTCAGGCAGCCATCGGTGCGAACATCATCGCGCGTGAAAACATCAAGGCACTGCGTAAGAACGTGCTGGCGAAGTGCTATGGTGGCGACATCTCGCGTAAGAAGAAGCTGCTCGAGAAACAGAAGGAAGGTAAGAAGCGCATGAAGCAGGTGGGGAGCGTTGAAATTCCCCAGGAAGCGTTCCTTGCCATTTTGCAAGTCGAAGACAAATAA
- a CDS encoding glutaredoxin family protein, protein MTAPALTLYGRKWCHLCDDMLAALEAMRPAWNFSVTVIDVDSDPVLEAKYDEIVPVLALGERELCRYRFDVDAVATVFPRG, encoded by the coding sequence ATGACCGCGCCGGCGCTCACGCTCTACGGCCGCAAGTGGTGTCATCTGTGCGATGACATGCTTGCGGCGCTCGAAGCGATGCGTCCGGCGTGGAATTTCTCGGTCACTGTGATCGACGTCGACAGCGATCCGGTGCTCGAAGCGAAGTACGACGAGATCGTGCCGGTGCTTGCCCTGGGCGAGCGCGAGTTGTGTCGGTATCGTTTCGACGTCGACGCTGTCGCCACTGTTTTTCCCCGGGGCTGA
- a CDS encoding DegQ family serine endoprotease: MKKTLLLRVILGGAIAAQLAGVPAAFAAPASAPSGGSTTSNAPLVSNLPDFTQLVDRVGPAVVNIRTTERVARNQRGLPPGMDDDMAELFRRFFGVPMPQQPGPKGGTPRRGQPQPDEEQNSGVGSGFIVSNDGYILTNAHVVDGADSIYVTLTDKREFKAKLVGADKRTDVAVVKVEAKDLPTVPVGDSNRLRVGEWVVAIGSPFGLENTVTSGIVSAKGRDTGDYLPFIQTDVAVNPGNSGGPLINMRGEVVGINSMIYSQTGGFMGISFAIPIDEVMRVVDQLKKTGKVVRGRIGVAISEVSKDVADSLGLPRAQGALVRSIEPGSPAEKAGVQPGDIIMKFEGRPVDHATDLPRMVGETKPGSSATLQVLRKGKNQDLKIAIAEADTDAPKASKAQGGSAEAPHPNALGLVVSDLTDAQKKDLKLRGGVQVELAEGPAGRAGLQQGDIILRVGDADIANAKQFEEVVKALDPKRLVPILVRRGDATQFVPLRPRAAGSK, translated from the coding sequence ATGAAGAAGACTCTCCTGCTTCGTGTCATCCTCGGCGGCGCCATTGCCGCCCAATTGGCGGGAGTTCCCGCTGCCTTTGCTGCGCCGGCCTCGGCACCGAGCGGCGGTTCGACGACGTCGAACGCACCGCTTGTCAGCAATCTTCCCGATTTCACTCAGCTCGTCGATCGCGTCGGCCCGGCCGTCGTGAACATTCGGACGACCGAGCGCGTTGCCCGCAATCAGCGCGGGTTGCCGCCCGGTATGGACGATGACATGGCTGAGCTGTTCCGCCGCTTCTTCGGTGTGCCCATGCCGCAGCAGCCGGGCCCGAAGGGCGGCACGCCGAGACGTGGCCAACCTCAGCCGGACGAAGAGCAGAACAGTGGCGTGGGTTCGGGCTTCATCGTCTCGAACGACGGCTACATTCTGACGAACGCGCACGTGGTCGATGGCGCGGACAGCATCTACGTCACCCTGACCGACAAGCGCGAGTTCAAGGCGAAGCTGGTTGGCGCGGACAAGCGTACCGACGTCGCCGTCGTCAAGGTGGAAGCCAAAGACCTGCCGACGGTGCCTGTCGGCGACTCGAACAGGCTGCGCGTGGGCGAGTGGGTGGTGGCGATCGGATCGCCGTTCGGTCTTGAAAATACGGTAACGTCGGGTATCGTGTCGGCTAAGGGCCGAGACACGGGCGATTATCTGCCGTTCATCCAGACGGACGTAGCCGTGAACCCGGGTAACTCGGGCGGCCCGCTGATCAATATGCGTGGCGAGGTCGTGGGCATCAACTCGATGATCTATAGCCAGACCGGCGGTTTCATGGGCATTTCGTTTGCGATTCCGATCGACGAAGTGATGCGCGTGGTCGATCAGCTCAAGAAGACGGGCAAGGTCGTTCGCGGCCGTATCGGCGTGGCGATCAGCGAAGTGAGCAAGGACGTGGCCGATTCGTTGGGCCTGCCGCGTGCTCAGGGCGCATTGGTGCGCAGCATCGAGCCGGGCAGCCCTGCCGAGAAGGCAGGTGTGCAGCCGGGCGATATCATCATGAAGTTCGAAGGCCGTCCGGTCGATCACGCGACGGACCTGCCGCGCATGGTCGGCGAGACCAAGCCGGGTTCGAGCGCAACGCTGCAAGTCCTGCGCAAGGGCAAGAATCAGGATCTGAAGATCGCGATTGCCGAGGCCGATACCGATGCGCCGAAGGCGTCGAAGGCCCAGGGCGGCAGCGCCGAAGCGCCGCATCCGAACGCGTTGGGTCTGGTCGTCTCCGATCTGACCGATGCGCAGAAGAAGGACTTGAAGCTGCGCGGCGGCGTGCAGGTCGAACTGGCTGAAGGCCCGGCGGGCCGTGCGGGGCTCCAGCAGGGTGACATCATTCTGCGAGTGGGCGACGCCGACATCGCCAACGCCAAACAGTTTGAAGAGGTGGTGAAGGCGCTCGATCCGAAGCGTCTGGTGCCGATCCTGGTGCGCCGTGGCGACGCGACGCAGTTCGTACCGCTGCGCCCGCGTGCAGCGGGCAGCAAGTAA
- the era gene encoding GTPase Era, giving the protein MNDKTDFRCGTVAIVGRPNVGKSTLLNALVGQKISITSRKAQTTRHRITGINTTQDAQYIFVDTPGFQTRHATALNRSLNRAVTSTLSSVDVVMFVIEAGNFGPDDEKVLKLLPENTPVLLIVNKLDRINDKAEMLPFLRKLGEVRDFREIVPMSAKREDDIKRLLGVLRPYLLEGDPIYGEDDLTDRSERFMAAEILREKVFRWTGDELPYTSTVIIDKFEVEGNLRRIFATILVDRDNHKAMIIGNKGAKLKQISTDARLDMAKLFDGPVYLEVWIKVKGGWADNEASLRAYGYE; this is encoded by the coding sequence ATGAACGATAAGACGGATTTTCGCTGCGGTACCGTGGCGATCGTCGGGCGTCCGAACGTCGGCAAGTCGACGCTGCTCAACGCCCTCGTCGGTCAGAAGATCAGCATTACGTCGCGCAAGGCGCAGACCACGCGACATCGCATCACCGGCATCAACACCACCCAAGACGCGCAGTACATCTTCGTCGACACCCCGGGCTTTCAGACACGTCATGCGACCGCACTCAACCGCTCGCTCAATCGCGCGGTGACGTCCACGCTGTCGAGCGTCGATGTTGTGATGTTCGTGATCGAAGCGGGCAATTTCGGCCCGGACGACGAGAAGGTACTCAAGCTCCTGCCGGAAAACACACCGGTGCTGCTGATCGTCAACAAGCTGGACCGTATCAACGATAAGGCCGAGATGCTGCCGTTCCTGCGCAAGCTGGGCGAAGTGCGTGATTTCCGCGAAATCGTGCCGATGTCGGCCAAGCGCGAGGACGACATCAAGCGTTTGCTCGGCGTGTTGCGTCCGTATCTGCTCGAAGGCGACCCGATTTACGGCGAGGACGATCTGACCGATCGCAGCGAGCGCTTCATGGCGGCGGAGATCCTGCGCGAAAAGGTGTTCCGCTGGACGGGGGACGAATTGCCGTACACGAGTACGGTCATCATCGACAAGTTCGAAGTCGAAGGGAATCTACGCCGTATTTTTGCGACGATTCTGGTCGATCGCGATAATCACAAGGCGATGATCATCGGCAACAAGGGCGCGAAGCTCAAGCAGATCTCCACCGATGCACGCCTCGATATGGCGAAGCTCTTCGACGGTCCCGTGTATCTGGAAGTGTGGATCAAGGTGAAGGGCGGTTGGGCCGACAACGAAGCCAGCCTGCGGGCATATGGCTACGAGTGA
- the recO gene encoding DNA repair protein RecO has protein sequence MSTRTRAVDDDASEAFQQAQANADTVKRETRRTRRAPSPARVAEREQSRVTEQPGFVLHSYPYRETSLIIDVLTRDHGRIALVAKGAKRPHSALRGVLQTFQPLSLAWLGKGELRTLTKAEWVGGLRPLEGDALLSGFYLNELLVKFCARDDPHDKLFQHYLTTLHHLAHGEPAGVILRAFERVLLRETGYAVAFDRCTQTRGKVVPDCRYVFHPDRGVRPARGDEPSDWPVVGGQTLLDMEQDDYSRAQTVQQSKLLMRFLLNHHLGGVPLNTRQILLDLQKL, from the coding sequence ATGAGCACGCGCACGCGTGCCGTCGACGACGATGCTTCGGAAGCCTTCCAGCAAGCCCAGGCCAACGCCGATACCGTCAAGCGCGAAACCAGGCGCACGCGACGCGCGCCGTCCCCCGCCCGGGTGGCCGAGCGCGAACAAAGCCGGGTGACGGAACAACCCGGCTTCGTGCTTCACAGCTATCCCTACCGCGAAACCAGTCTGATCATCGATGTGCTCACGCGCGACCACGGGCGAATTGCGCTCGTCGCCAAGGGGGCGAAGCGTCCGCATTCCGCACTGCGCGGCGTGCTTCAGACATTTCAACCACTCTCGCTCGCGTGGCTCGGCAAAGGCGAGTTGCGCACGTTGACGAAGGCTGAGTGGGTGGGCGGCTTGCGTCCCCTGGAGGGCGACGCGTTGCTCTCGGGCTTTTACCTGAACGAATTGCTGGTGAAGTTCTGCGCGCGAGACGACCCGCACGACAAGCTGTTCCAGCACTATCTGACGACGCTGCATCATCTCGCGCACGGCGAACCTGCGGGCGTGATCCTGCGCGCGTTCGAGCGCGTGTTGTTGCGCGAGACGGGATATGCCGTGGCGTTCGACCGTTGCACGCAAACGCGTGGCAAGGTCGTGCCGGATTGCCGCTACGTGTTTCACCCCGACCGAGGCGTGCGCCCGGCGCGCGGCGACGAACCGTCGGACTGGCCGGTTGTCGGCGGGCAGACCCTGCTCGATATGGAACAAGACGATTACTCGCGGGCGCAGACCGTGCAGCAAAGCAAGTTGCTCATGCGCTTTCTTCTCAACCACCATTTGGGCGGCGTGCCGCTCAATACCCGGCAGATCCTGCTCGACCTGCAAAAACTATGA